From one Stigmatella aurantiaca genomic stretch:
- the malQ gene encoding 4-alpha-glucanotransferase, giving the protein MNPLESSPRRSGLILHPTSLPGRFGLGDLGPEARRFVDVLSATGQQLWQILPLGPVHEEWFSPYAAYSAFAGNPLVLSPEVLHEQGLLRADELESAPASCLERMDFRQVLELKGRLLAKASQAFRSNASASQREQFEQFQHEARGWLDDYALYMAIRQGQGRAWRRWEEGLRRREPEALASARRALAEDVLHHKYLQFEFHRQWGALKAYANSRGVRIVGDVSIYVSQNSSDVWAHGEYFQLSPETLAPAWESGAPPDDFFCAEGQRWGMPVYDWNRLAQEDYRWWAARLRQSFERFDHVRIDHFGGFEAYWAIPSGRPALEGTWAPGPGTAFFESMRRQLGPLPVVVEDLGYITPAMRALRDAFGFPGMCVLQYAFTKTPDNPHVPYKCRPGCVVYTGTHDTNTSLGWFQTAPESERRDALAYLGGPAPETFHWELIRLAWSSVAQWALAPLQDVMGLGAEARMNQPGSASPLNWSWRFRWEQLTDEALARLASFTRTYGRAPPES; this is encoded by the coding sequence ATGAATCCTTTGGAGTCCAGTCCCAGGAGGAGCGGCCTCATCCTCCACCCCACGTCGCTTCCGGGCCGCTTCGGTCTGGGAGACCTGGGGCCGGAGGCCCGGCGCTTCGTGGATGTCCTGTCGGCCACGGGCCAGCAACTGTGGCAGATCCTGCCCCTGGGGCCCGTTCACGAAGAGTGGTTCTCCCCCTATGCCGCGTACTCCGCGTTCGCCGGCAACCCGCTGGTGCTGAGCCCCGAGGTGCTCCACGAGCAGGGCCTGCTGCGCGCGGATGAGCTGGAGAGCGCTCCTGCCTCCTGCCTGGAGCGGATGGACTTCCGCCAGGTGCTCGAGCTCAAGGGGCGCCTGCTGGCGAAGGCCAGCCAGGCGTTCCGGAGCAATGCCTCCGCCTCCCAGCGGGAGCAGTTCGAGCAGTTTCAGCATGAGGCGCGCGGCTGGCTGGACGACTACGCGCTCTACATGGCCATCCGCCAGGGGCAGGGCCGGGCGTGGCGCCGGTGGGAGGAGGGGCTGCGGCGCCGGGAGCCGGAGGCCCTGGCGTCCGCCCGCCGCGCCCTGGCGGAGGACGTGCTCCATCACAAGTACCTTCAGTTCGAGTTCCACCGGCAGTGGGGCGCGTTGAAGGCCTACGCCAACAGCCGGGGCGTGCGGATCGTGGGGGATGTCTCCATCTACGTGTCCCAGAACAGCTCGGATGTCTGGGCCCACGGGGAGTACTTCCAGCTCTCGCCGGAGACGCTCGCCCCCGCGTGGGAGTCCGGCGCCCCGCCCGATGACTTCTTCTGCGCGGAAGGGCAGCGCTGGGGAATGCCTGTCTATGATTGGAACCGGCTGGCCCAGGAGGATTACCGGTGGTGGGCCGCCCGGCTCCGCCAGAGCTTCGAGCGGTTTGATCACGTGCGGATCGACCACTTTGGAGGGTTCGAGGCGTACTGGGCCATTCCCAGCGGAAGACCCGCCCTGGAGGGGACCTGGGCGCCCGGCCCCGGGACGGCCTTCTTCGAGTCCATGCGCCGTCAGCTGGGCCCCCTTCCCGTCGTGGTGGAGGACCTGGGCTACATCACCCCGGCGATGCGTGCGCTCCGGGACGCGTTCGGCTTCCCGGGGATGTGCGTGCTTCAGTACGCCTTCACGAAGACGCCGGACAATCCCCACGTGCCCTACAAGTGCCGTCCGGGCTGCGTCGTCTACACGGGGACGCACGACACCAACACGTCCCTGGGGTGGTTCCAGACGGCGCCGGAGTCCGAGCGGCGTGACGCCCTGGCGTACCTGGGCGGGCCCGCTCCGGAGACCTTCCACTGGGAGCTGATCCGCCTGGCCTGGTCCTCGGTGGCCCAATGGGCCCTCGCCCCGCTGCAGGATGTGATGGGGTTGGGGGCCGAGGCGCGGATGAACCAACCGGGCAGTGCCAGCCCCCTCAACTGGAGCTGGCGCTTCCGGTGGGAGCAGCTTACGGACGAGGCCCTGGCCCGCCTGGCCTCGTTCACCCGGACTTACGGGCGCGCGCCCCCGGAGTCCTGA
- a CDS encoding carbohydrate kinase family protein translates to MGQRILVAGIVALEMTYRIDAFPLQYDPVRYPFFSLGSSVSGGAYNVARALSTLGDEVRCATLLGRDAAGGLVRQTFVQEGLSPDFALESLTDTPHALILYDREGRRQIHIDLKDIQEQAYPEEQFVQALQGCTLAAVGNANFCRPLIRLAREAGVPIATDVQTVSHLEDPYNQEFMRAADILFMSHERLPVAPTEWVHQVRERYGNGIIVVGLGEEGALLSVRGEPAPHHVPALRGLPVVSTVGAGDALFSCFLHAYAQSREPLQALRRAVAFAAFKIGTAAGASGFLTEAELEQLVQDSGGARP, encoded by the coding sequence ATGGGGCAGCGCATCCTGGTGGCGGGAATCGTGGCGCTGGAGATGACCTACCGGATCGACGCATTCCCCCTTCAATATGATCCGGTCCGCTACCCCTTCTTCTCCCTCGGCAGCAGCGTGTCGGGCGGGGCCTACAACGTCGCCCGGGCCCTGAGCACGCTGGGCGATGAGGTGCGGTGCGCCACGCTGCTGGGACGGGATGCCGCCGGGGGACTGGTGCGGCAGACCTTCGTCCAGGAAGGGCTTTCGCCGGACTTTGCCCTGGAGTCCCTGACGGACACCCCCCACGCCCTCATCCTCTATGACCGGGAAGGGCGGCGGCAGATCCACATCGACCTGAAGGACATCCAGGAGCAGGCGTACCCGGAGGAGCAGTTCGTCCAGGCCCTTCAGGGGTGCACGCTCGCGGCCGTGGGCAATGCCAACTTCTGCCGCCCGCTGATCCGGCTCGCCCGGGAGGCCGGGGTCCCCATCGCCACGGACGTGCAGACCGTCTCCCACCTGGAGGATCCGTACAACCAGGAGTTCATGCGCGCCGCGGACATCCTCTTCATGAGCCACGAGCGGCTGCCGGTGGCCCCCACGGAGTGGGTCCACCAGGTGCGGGAGCGCTACGGCAACGGCATCATCGTCGTGGGCCTGGGCGAGGAGGGCGCCCTGCTCTCGGTGCGCGGAGAGCCGGCGCCGCACCATGTCCCGGCCCTGCGAGGCCTGCCCGTGGTCAGCACCGTGGGGGCGGGGGACGCGCTCTTCTCCTGCTTCCTGCACGCGTATGCCCAGTCGCGCGAGCCGCTTCAGGCCCTGCGCCGGGCCGTGGCCTTCGCCGCCTTCAAGATCGGCACGGCGGCGGGGGCCAGCGGCTTCCTCACCGAGGCGGAGCTGGAGCAGCTCGTTCAGGACTCCGGGGGCGCGCGCCCGTAA
- a CDS encoding peroxiredoxin family protein codes for MSTPKIPLKLLDPDGGWINAPVHVSELDGQPILLHFWSMDCESCTAQLAEVKHWLEAFGPQGLRVIGVDVTRSEQELSDTNAVEDFARQHGLSYPIAVDDGSMAQAYRVTQHPSFLLFNAEGWLRYHLSGPDAAQKVESALRLLMHSQASSSAAPAP; via the coding sequence ATGTCCACGCCCAAGATTCCCCTCAAGCTGCTGGATCCGGACGGTGGTTGGATCAACGCCCCTGTCCATGTCTCCGAGCTGGATGGGCAGCCCATCCTCCTCCACTTCTGGTCCATGGACTGCGAGTCCTGTACCGCCCAGCTCGCCGAGGTGAAGCACTGGCTCGAGGCCTTCGGCCCTCAGGGACTGAGGGTCATCGGTGTCGACGTCACGCGCTCGGAGCAAGAGCTGAGCGACACCAACGCCGTGGAGGACTTCGCGCGCCAGCACGGCCTGAGCTACCCCATCGCGGTGGATGACGGCTCCATGGCGCAGGCCTACCGGGTGACCCAGCACCCCTCCTTCCTCCTCTTCAATGCGGAGGGCTGGCTGCGCTACCACCTCTCCGGGCCTGACGCGGCGCAGAAGGTGGAGTCCGCGCTCAGACTCCTCATGCATTCGCAGGCTTCCAGCAGCGCCGCACCGGCGCCCTGA
- a CDS encoding sugar phosphate nucleotidyltransferase produces MNDLRAVLLAGGYGKRMGRLGATRVKPVIPFGTRCHLMDFSLHNAQRSGLDEVLLMSRYNEEQLHTYLRETWHSRIPIHFGPFNALHRQPAEQVYREVQRADEKGTADALIQNRPYIDTPPYRHTLVLHSDHVYLFDYRDMYRFHLEQRAALTIGFQQIPLEFVSLFGMVEVDSRMNLRAFVEKPPQPTSDKVFTAVCLFRNDILYRYLEGFQGTAWQHDISRDVIPRMLAEGEVIKCYPFPDYWEDIGTAHRYHRAHMNLLQGIGVPLEEMPRVLPGGEHCVFTETGRVRQSIVPVALREGPAHINHSVVFAGATVGEGALIENSVLLPGSRIAPGVRVKDSIVCAHEVIESDFIGRLE; encoded by the coding sequence ATGAATGACCTCCGCGCGGTCCTGCTGGCCGGCGGCTACGGCAAGCGCATGGGGCGGCTCGGGGCCACCCGGGTAAAGCCGGTCATCCCGTTCGGCACCCGCTGCCACCTGATGGACTTCAGCCTGCACAACGCCCAACGCTCGGGGCTCGACGAAGTCCTGCTGATGTCCCGGTACAACGAGGAGCAACTCCACACCTACCTGCGCGAGACGTGGCACTCGCGGATTCCCATCCACTTCGGCCCCTTCAACGCGCTGCACCGGCAGCCCGCCGAGCAGGTGTACCGGGAGGTGCAGCGCGCGGATGAGAAGGGCACCGCGGATGCCCTCATCCAGAACCGGCCCTACATCGACACGCCGCCCTACCGGCACACGCTCGTGCTGCACTCGGACCATGTCTACCTGTTCGACTACCGGGACATGTACCGCTTCCACCTGGAGCAGCGCGCGGCGCTGACCATCGGGTTCCAGCAGATCCCCCTGGAGTTCGTCTCCCTGTTTGGCATGGTGGAGGTCGACTCGCGGATGAACCTGCGGGCCTTCGTGGAGAAGCCGCCCCAGCCCACCTCGGACAAGGTCTTCACCGCGGTGTGCCTCTTCCGCAACGACATCCTCTACCGCTACCTGGAGGGCTTCCAGGGCACCGCCTGGCAGCACGACATCAGCCGGGATGTGATTCCGCGGATGCTGGCCGAGGGGGAGGTCATCAAGTGCTACCCCTTCCCGGACTACTGGGAGGACATCGGCACGGCGCACCGCTACCACCGGGCCCACATGAACCTGCTCCAGGGCATCGGCGTTCCCCTGGAGGAAATGCCGCGCGTGCTCCCCGGCGGCGAGCACTGCGTGTTCACGGAGACGGGCCGGGTGCGTCAGTCCATCGTGCCCGTTGCCCTCCGGGAGGGCCCGGCCCATATCAACCACTCGGTCGTCTTCGCGGGGGCCACCGTCGGCGAGGGGGCCCTTATCGAGAACAGCGTCCTCCTGCCCGGCAGCCGCATTGCCCCCGGGGTGCGCGTGAAGGACTCCATCGTCTGCGCTCACGAAGTGATTGAGTCGGACTTCATCGGCCGCCTGGAATAG
- a CDS encoding toxin-antitoxin system YwqK family antitoxin — protein sequence MLAGTAFACNRSSNPCPDGARLHGRAPPEGTLQWCAKPDGQKHGRWAEWHPNGKLKTEGSYAQGKMEGRWVSYFPTGVKQLEGEYQGGLKRGQWTLYYEEGPKNREEVHSPGSNEVKWTAWRSDGQVWAEGTLVGQRPQGPYSEWHPNGVLAAQGLYEDGRQTGQWTYWDLQGHASAEPQGDFAKE from the coding sequence GTGCTCGCGGGCACGGCCTTCGCGTGCAACCGTTCCTCCAATCCCTGTCCTGACGGCGCACGGCTGCATGGCCGCGCCCCCCCGGAGGGGACCCTGCAGTGGTGCGCGAAGCCCGATGGCCAGAAGCATGGCCGTTGGGCGGAGTGGCACCCCAATGGGAAGCTCAAGACCGAGGGCAGCTATGCCCAGGGCAAGATGGAAGGCCGCTGGGTCAGCTACTTCCCGACCGGTGTGAAGCAACTCGAAGGCGAGTACCAGGGCGGCCTCAAGCGGGGCCAGTGGACGCTCTACTACGAGGAAGGACCCAAGAACCGCGAGGAGGTCCACTCCCCCGGCTCGAACGAGGTGAAGTGGACGGCGTGGCGCTCGGACGGGCAGGTGTGGGCCGAAGGAACGCTCGTGGGGCAGCGCCCGCAGGGGCCCTACTCCGAATGGCATCCGAACGGGGTGTTGGCCGCCCAGGGCCTCTACGAGGACGGCCGTCAAACCGGGCAGTGGACCTACTGGGATCTCCAGGGCCATGCCTCGGCCGAGCCGCAGGGCGACTTCGCCAAGGAGTGA
- a CDS encoding ROK family protein produces MAHYVVIDIGGTNLRSAVFDSATQQLLDIGRGPVENFLNNPGVPPGELFDKLIQQVLGHIRAHAARHPIAGVGISFPGPVNERGEVHSAPTLWGSTLRSVPLRERLQQELDVPVAVMNDISAAVYRYQSWFNEDFGVITISSGIGNKVFAGGRLLLNGQGLGGELGHHKVVEGDNALPCDCGGQGHLGAIASGRGTERLARLWARREPARFQGSALWRLANGEAERIDTHAVVSALQEGDALASDVLAFGQAHLAASLALLYNAIGVKRFVLIGGFCMALGERYLAGLNAQLARCDLFCLSEPERLAMLRLGQNDDDHSLYGLGYYFLQSSPADVRAA; encoded by the coding sequence ATGGCTCACTACGTGGTGATCGACATTGGAGGCACCAACCTCCGGAGTGCCGTCTTCGACAGCGCCACCCAGCAGTTGCTCGACATCGGCCGGGGGCCCGTGGAGAACTTCCTCAACAACCCCGGCGTGCCGCCCGGAGAGCTCTTCGACAAGCTGATCCAGCAGGTGCTGGGCCACATCCGCGCCCACGCCGCGCGCCACCCCATCGCCGGTGTCGGCATCTCGTTCCCCGGCCCGGTCAATGAGCGGGGCGAGGTGCACAGCGCGCCCACGCTATGGGGCAGCACCCTTCGCAGCGTTCCGTTGCGCGAGCGGCTCCAGCAGGAGCTGGACGTGCCGGTCGCCGTCATGAACGACATCTCCGCGGCCGTGTACCGCTACCAGTCCTGGTTCAACGAGGACTTCGGCGTCATCACCATCAGCTCGGGCATTGGCAACAAGGTCTTCGCGGGCGGCCGGCTGCTGCTCAACGGCCAGGGGCTGGGGGGCGAGCTGGGCCACCACAAGGTGGTCGAGGGAGACAACGCCCTGCCCTGTGACTGCGGCGGCCAGGGCCACCTGGGGGCCATCGCCTCCGGCCGGGGCACCGAGCGGCTGGCGCGGCTCTGGGCCCGCCGGGAGCCCGCCCGCTTCCAGGGCTCCGCGCTGTGGCGCCTCGCGAATGGGGAGGCCGAGCGCATCGACACCCACGCGGTGGTGTCCGCCCTCCAGGAGGGCGATGCGCTGGCCAGTGACGTGCTGGCCTTCGGCCAGGCGCACCTCGCCGCGAGCCTGGCGCTGCTCTACAACGCCATTGGCGTGAAGCGCTTCGTCCTGATTGGCGGCTTCTGCATGGCGCTGGGAGAGCGCTACCTCGCCGGGCTGAATGCCCAGTTGGCCCGCTGTGACTTGTTCTGCCTGTCCGAGCCGGAGCGGCTGGCCATGCTCCGCCTGGGCCAGAACGATGACGACCACAGCCTCTACGGCCTGGGCTACTACTTCCTCCAGTCCTCCCCGGCAGACGTCCGGGCGGCGTGA
- a CDS encoding alkaline phosphatase PhoX — translation MNRRHLLHFALLGGGSLALGPAFWRSASAAPLKPGKSPYGALAQAPDAQGLLLPKGFSSRLIGRAGEAVPGTRYTWHPAPDGGACFPLPEGGWVLVSNSEADPGGASAVRFNAQGAIQDAYRILQGTDTNCAGGPTPWGTWLSCEETGRGRVWECDPSRPSQGEARPALGAFMHEAVAVDPVGRSLYLTEDMPDGRLYRFTPAKWPSLEAGTLEAARVEGDPLTGATVSWVKVKPDAPASDQDNADQSSEFSGGEGCWYDSGTVYFTTKYDNRVWALTVATGRLEILYETARHPHSPLSGVDNVVVSRAKELFVCEDGDDMQVCVLTPKLGVAPFLQVMGHKGSEVTGAAFSPDGRRFYFSSQRGADGRGVTYEVTGPFRR, via the coding sequence ATGAACCGCCGTCACCTGCTTCACTTCGCGCTCCTGGGCGGAGGCTCGCTTGCCCTGGGGCCAGCCTTCTGGCGCAGCGCCTCCGCCGCCCCCCTGAAGCCGGGAAAGAGTCCCTATGGGGCGCTCGCGCAGGCTCCCGACGCGCAGGGCTTGCTTCTGCCCAAGGGGTTCTCCTCGCGCCTCATCGGGCGGGCAGGAGAGGCGGTGCCCGGAACGCGCTACACGTGGCACCCCGCTCCGGATGGGGGCGCGTGTTTTCCGCTCCCGGAGGGCGGCTGGGTTCTTGTCTCCAACAGCGAAGCGGACCCCGGGGGCGCGTCCGCGGTGCGCTTCAACGCCCAGGGCGCCATCCAGGACGCCTACCGCATCCTCCAGGGAACCGATACCAACTGCGCCGGGGGCCCGACGCCCTGGGGCACCTGGCTGTCGTGCGAGGAGACGGGCCGGGGGCGTGTCTGGGAGTGCGATCCCTCCCGGCCCTCCCAGGGCGAAGCGCGGCCCGCGCTGGGAGCCTTCATGCATGAGGCGGTGGCGGTGGACCCCGTGGGCCGGAGCCTCTACCTGACCGAGGACATGCCGGATGGACGGCTCTACCGCTTCACCCCGGCGAAGTGGCCCTCGCTGGAGGCCGGCACGCTGGAGGCGGCCCGCGTCGAGGGCGATCCGCTGACGGGCGCCACCGTGAGCTGGGTCAAAGTCAAGCCGGATGCGCCCGCGTCGGATCAGGACAACGCGGACCAGTCGAGCGAGTTCAGCGGTGGCGAGGGGTGCTGGTACGACAGCGGCACCGTCTACTTCACCACGAAGTATGACAACCGGGTGTGGGCGCTCACCGTGGCCACCGGCCGCCTGGAGATCCTCTACGAGACGGCACGTCACCCGCACTCCCCGCTGTCCGGGGTGGACAACGTGGTCGTCTCCCGCGCGAAGGAGCTCTTCGTCTGCGAGGACGGGGATGACATGCAGGTCTGTGTCCTCACCCCGAAGCTGGGCGTCGCGCCTTTTCTCCAGGTGATGGGCCACAAGGGCTCGGAAGTCACCGGGGCCGCCTTCAGCCCGGATGGGCGCAGGTTCTATTTCAGCTCCCAGCGAGGCGCGGACGGGCGGGGCGTCACCTACGAAGTCACGGGCCCCTTCCGCCGCTGA
- a CDS encoding S1 family peptidase, which yields MRGPTVMLLALAVGACGPPGEPRLAVQRQAVTGGVAEPGFPAVGALVPVSPLCGEPDEAQPVTCTGTLISPRAVLTAAHCIENTDYPRSLSVVFASEASQARPPERVRTLDGRIHPAWLPGDNDIGVLILAADAPVAPVPLTGGAFPQDGVGQTVQVVGFGLDDQGRTGHRRSGTAQVSAAAEETFSITAAPGMSCSGDSGGPVFLETGGAKHLVGVTSYGNLACTAGTNMRLDVHEAFLQRALEDAAQPPPAREPFGPEVDACTVRCQEHADCPLGMACVPWASGEKSCAVAGLEAGRFGPACTQSDDTHLCVKANEGCRVWQPCVEAAGGGCSASGGQGPLGGLLLALLALAARRPFR from the coding sequence ATGCGCGGGCCCACCGTCATGCTGCTCGCCCTGGCGGTGGGCGCGTGTGGCCCGCCGGGGGAGCCTCGCCTCGCGGTGCAGAGGCAGGCGGTCACCGGCGGGGTGGCCGAACCCGGCTTCCCCGCGGTGGGTGCGCTCGTCCCGGTGTCGCCACTCTGCGGAGAGCCGGACGAGGCACAGCCGGTCACCTGCACCGGTACGTTGATCTCCCCCCGGGCCGTGCTGACCGCAGCGCACTGCATCGAGAACACCGATTACCCACGGTCGCTCTCGGTGGTGTTCGCCTCCGAGGCCTCGCAAGCCCGTCCCCCCGAGCGCGTGCGGACCCTCGATGGCCGGATACACCCCGCGTGGCTGCCGGGAGACAACGACATCGGGGTGCTGATTCTGGCCGCGGATGCCCCCGTGGCCCCGGTGCCACTGACCGGGGGAGCCTTTCCGCAAGACGGGGTGGGACAGACCGTCCAGGTGGTGGGCTTCGGCCTCGATGACCAGGGCCGCACCGGCCACCGGCGAAGCGGCACCGCCCAGGTGAGCGCGGCCGCGGAAGAGACCTTCTCCATCACGGCCGCCCCCGGCATGTCCTGCAGCGGGGACAGCGGCGGTCCCGTGTTCCTGGAGACAGGGGGGGCCAAGCACCTTGTGGGCGTCACCTCCTACGGCAATCTCGCCTGCACGGCGGGCACCAACATGCGCCTCGACGTGCATGAGGCGTTCCTCCAGAGGGCCTTGGAGGACGCAGCCCAGCCACCTCCGGCCCGCGAGCCCTTCGGCCCCGAGGTGGACGCATGCACGGTGCGTTGCCAGGAACATGCCGATTGTCCCCTGGGGATGGCCTGTGTTCCGTGGGCCTCCGGGGAGAAGAGCTGTGCGGTGGCGGGCCTGGAGGCAGGCCGCTTCGGCCCGGCCTGCACGCAATCCGATGACACCCACCTGTGTGTGAAGGCGAATGAAGGGTGCCGCGTGTGGCAGCCGTGTGTGGAGGCCGCGGGAGGCGGCTGCTCGGCCTCGGGAGGCCAAGGCCCCCTGGGGGGACTCCTCCTCGCGCTGCTGGCACTGGCCGCAAGGAGGCCCTTTCGTTAA
- a CDS encoding glycogen/starch synthase, whose translation MHILECYLECGGFDYSFIKGGISVYTWNLASAFRAEGHQVSVLTAAHGRLDYLQKNYPVEELPYRRRYTLPLQLDPRVWRDFEPRQELELETRAYRIRHQGVDLYFLCNDMLDRYSDTFYPPYESKGKDLGFFKPLVFQMDMVLFIREFFADEQLLIHAHEPFYQYLLPLAFRDDANKRMVSTVQSNMPVNKKVYRPELQAQLDFLGVHVDLAPFNDVPQTDAFSRCLNGYLPETHLHYPYPDDYIAFYPLLLEYSDAVDFLSEGHLEFYRNFEGTAFKAMFRRLKVAEVTQRNEQKMFVGWCAISGRWHQTDFSQYRREDVLRGLGLRPELPTFFHNARYAVHHKGQNELVRAARKVLETGAQCNFILRCLSGNGIPDPAYHALAKDFPEQVRLEWHNRPEEELVAMAAAADFGLFPSKFEMDTFLIAQGEAMLAGCVPIASRQLGMKHWRHSRAFCEEPSQVTGLDVVRSFLANDETLVDSLVRALQEALALYQDRPRYEQLSQRARARAQEFTWKMSAQAHLKVMEPLWKAPRTVGTAAPDSRPAPEPAKGWKAAISAEGELLGLRRRELTSPGLPALSDTASEAGRKLQYRLEGARQVESFFEAEGGRFERTLLTRSADTFEALLPAAARQKPLFLLVTLADGSQFWDGAVHE comes from the coding sequence ATGCACATCCTCGAGTGCTATCTGGAATGCGGCGGTTTTGATTACAGCTTCATCAAGGGCGGCATCTCCGTCTACACCTGGAACCTGGCCAGCGCCTTCCGGGCCGAGGGGCACCAGGTCTCCGTGCTCACCGCCGCGCACGGCCGCCTCGACTACCTCCAGAAGAACTACCCCGTGGAGGAGCTGCCCTACCGGCGCCGCTACACGCTGCCCCTCCAGTTGGATCCGCGCGTGTGGCGTGATTTCGAGCCCCGGCAGGAGCTGGAGCTGGAGACGCGGGCCTACCGGATCCGCCACCAGGGCGTGGACCTGTACTTCCTGTGCAATGACATGCTGGACCGGTACAGCGACACCTTCTATCCGCCCTACGAGAGCAAGGGGAAGGACCTGGGCTTCTTCAAGCCGCTGGTGTTCCAGATGGACATGGTGCTCTTCATCCGCGAGTTCTTCGCGGACGAGCAGCTGCTCATCCACGCCCACGAGCCCTTCTACCAGTACCTGCTGCCGCTCGCGTTCCGGGACGATGCCAACAAGCGCATGGTGAGCACCGTGCAGAGCAACATGCCGGTCAACAAGAAGGTGTACCGGCCCGAGCTACAGGCCCAGCTCGACTTCCTGGGCGTCCACGTCGACCTGGCGCCCTTCAACGACGTGCCGCAGACGGATGCCTTCAGCCGCTGCCTGAATGGGTACCTGCCCGAGACCCACCTGCACTACCCCTACCCGGACGATTACATCGCCTTCTATCCGCTGCTGCTCGAGTACAGCGACGCCGTCGACTTCCTGTCCGAGGGGCACCTGGAGTTCTACCGGAACTTCGAGGGCACGGCCTTCAAGGCCATGTTCCGGCGGCTGAAGGTGGCCGAAGTCACCCAGCGCAACGAGCAGAAGATGTTCGTGGGCTGGTGCGCCATCAGCGGCCGCTGGCACCAGACAGACTTCAGCCAGTACCGGCGGGAGGACGTGCTGCGCGGGCTGGGGCTGCGGCCCGAGCTGCCCACCTTCTTCCACAACGCCCGCTACGCGGTGCACCACAAGGGGCAGAACGAGCTGGTGCGCGCGGCGCGCAAGGTGCTGGAGACGGGGGCGCAGTGCAACTTCATCCTCCGCTGCCTGTCGGGCAACGGCATCCCGGATCCCGCCTACCACGCCCTGGCGAAGGACTTCCCGGAGCAGGTCCGCCTGGAGTGGCACAACCGGCCCGAGGAGGAGCTCGTCGCCATGGCGGCGGCGGCGGACTTCGGCCTCTTCCCCTCGAAGTTCGAGATGGACACCTTCCTCATCGCCCAGGGCGAGGCCATGCTCGCGGGCTGCGTCCCCATCGCCAGCCGGCAGCTCGGCATGAAGCACTGGCGGCACAGCCGTGCGTTCTGCGAGGAGCCCAGCCAGGTGACGGGGCTGGATGTGGTTCGCTCCTTCCTGGCCAATGACGAGACGCTGGTGGACTCGCTGGTCCGCGCGCTGCAAGAGGCGCTCGCGCTGTACCAGGACCGTCCCCGCTACGAGCAGCTCTCCCAGCGGGCGCGGGCCCGGGCCCAGGAGTTCACCTGGAAGATGAGCGCGCAGGCCCACCTCAAGGTCATGGAGCCGCTCTGGAAGGCGCCCCGGACGGTGGGCACCGCCGCCCCCGACTCCCGGCCCGCGCCGGAGCCCGCGAAGGGCTGGAAGGCCGCGATCAGCGCCGAGGGCGAGCTGCTCGGCCTGCGCCGGCGCGAGCTCACCTCGCCCGGGCTTCCGGCCTTGAGCGACACGGCCTCGGAGGCCGGGCGGAAGCTCCAGTACCGCCTGGAGGGTGCCCGGCAGGTCGAGTCCTTCTTCGAGGCGGAAGGCGGACGCTTCGAGCGGACGCTGCTCACCCGCTCGGCGGACACGTTCGAGGCGCTCCTGCCCGCCGCCGCCCGGCAGAAGCCGCTGTTCCTGCTCGTTACCCTGGCCGATGGCAGCCAGTTCTGGGATGGAGCGGTCCATGAATGA